The Pseudomonas sp. G2-4 genome window below encodes:
- the macA gene encoding macrolide transporter subunit MacA has translation MEKSKFRKIAIVLVLVVVAGLIFYSAQSPGKPPDYLTAVVERTDIENAVLASGTLQGIKQVDVGAQVSGQLKSLKVKLGDKVKKGQWLAEIDPMLAQNSLRQTLVNEENLVAKRQATAAQLKDAKATYDRYKKLQPDDAISKQEYETAESNYKVEAANLLSLDAQIKDARIQVETARVNLAYTHIVAPIDGYVVGIVTQEGQTVIAEQLAPVLLKLADLDTMTVKAQVSEADVIHIVPGQEVYFTILGESEKRYYAKLRGTEPAPQNFLETQAAGTPKQNTAVFYNSLFDVPNPDHRLRISMTAQVRIVLDKAKDVLTVPVAALGAKNQDGSFVVRVLDAEGKAQPRNVQTGINNNVRAEIKDGLAEGDKVVIGEPTPAVAGA, from the coding sequence ATGGAAAAGTCGAAGTTTCGCAAAATCGCTATCGTGCTCGTACTGGTCGTGGTGGCCGGTCTGATTTTCTACAGCGCTCAATCGCCGGGCAAACCGCCGGATTACCTGACCGCTGTGGTCGAGCGCACGGATATCGAGAACGCGGTGTTGGCGTCCGGGACGCTGCAGGGCATCAAGCAGGTCGACGTCGGTGCCCAGGTGTCGGGCCAGTTGAAATCCCTCAAGGTGAAATTGGGCGACAAGGTCAAGAAGGGCCAGTGGCTGGCGGAAATCGATCCGATGCTGGCCCAGAACTCACTGCGCCAGACCCTGGTCAACGAAGAGAACCTGGTGGCTAAGCGGCAGGCCACGGCGGCGCAACTCAAGGACGCCAAGGCCACCTATGATCGCTACAAAAAACTGCAACCGGACGATGCGATCTCCAAGCAGGAGTACGAGACCGCCGAGTCGAACTACAAGGTTGAAGCGGCCAATCTGCTCTCCCTTGATGCGCAGATCAAGGACGCTCGTATCCAGGTGGAAACCGCGCGGGTCAACCTGGCCTACACCCACATCGTCGCGCCGATCGATGGCTATGTGGTGGGGATCGTGACCCAGGAAGGCCAGACGGTGATTGCCGAGCAACTGGCGCCGGTCCTGCTCAAGCTCGCTGACCTGGACACCATGACGGTCAAGGCCCAGGTGTCGGAAGCCGATGTGATTCACATCGTCCCCGGCCAGGAGGTGTATTTCACCATCCTGGGCGAATCGGAAAAGCGTTACTACGCCAAGCTGCGCGGCACGGAGCCGGCGCCGCAGAACTTCCTCGAAACCCAGGCCGCCGGGACGCCAAAACAAAATACCGCGGTGTTCTACAACAGCCTCTTCGACGTGCCGAACCCCGACCATCGCCTGCGCATTTCCATGACGGCCCAGGTCCGTATCGTCCTGGACAAGGCCAAGGACGTATTGACCGTTCCCGTTGCCGCCCTGGGTGCGAAAAACCAGGATGGCAGCTTCGTGGTCCGGGTGCTGGACGCCGAAGGCAAGGCCCAGCCGCGCAACGTGCAGACGGGCATCAACAACAACGTCAGGGCCGAGATCAAGGATGGCTTGGCTGAAGGTGACAAGGTCGTCATCGGCGAGCCGACCCCAGCCGTGGCGGGAGCCTGA